One Peptostreptococcus equinus genomic window carries:
- the greA gene encoding transcription elongation factor GreA, with product MEENKEIILTQEGFDKLEEELEALKTTGRKEVAERLKVAISFGDLSENAEYDEAKKEQAALEERILKLENMVRVAIIIDESNVDLDIVTIGSKVTIYDRDFDEEVDYVIVGSAEADPFEGKISNESPIGKALLGCKKGDVVEVNVPDGITKIEIKEINR from the coding sequence ATGGAAGAAAATAAAGAGATAATACTTACTCAAGAAGGTTTTGATAAATTAGAAGAAGAATTAGAAGCATTAAAAACAACAGGTAGAAAAGAAGTAGCAGAGAGATTAAAAGTAGCCATATCATTTGGTGATTTATCTGAAAATGCTGAATATGATGAAGCTAAAAAAGAACAGGCAGCATTGGAAGAAAGAATATTAAAGCTAGAAAATATGGTAAGAGTAGCCATAATAATTGATGAAAGTAATGTAGATCTTGATATAGTTACTATAGGATCAAAGGTTACTATATATGATAGAGATTTTGATGAGGAAGTTGATTATGTAATAGTTGGTAGTGCAGAAGCAGATCCATTCGAAGGTAAAATATCTAATGAATCTCCAATAGGTAAAGCTCTTCTAGGTTGCAAAAAGGGTGATGTAGTAGAAGTAAATGTGCCAGATGGAATCACAAAAATCGAGATAAAAGAAATAAATAGATAA